Proteins encoded within one genomic window of Bradyrhizobium sp. 186:
- a CDS encoding homoserine O-succinyltransferase, producing the protein MSILIDRDQGISSPALVPAHDDVARNDGGAELTIGLINNMPDPALKATERQFMKLLQAAAGPRRIRFHCFSLPSVTRSPEAKWHVESEYSDLADLKRRKFDGLIVTGAEPVAPELDQEPYWRDLTELIDWAKTNTRSTIWSCLAAHAAVLHLDRIGRLRLPTKCHGIFDCEPVANDALTRAAPAPFKVSHSRLNEVAESDLTRAGYQVLTRSAQAGVDVFVRQYASRFVFFQGHPEYDALSLQREYLRDIGRYLARERENYPHLPVSYFDAATEEKLVRFEKRARHQRHPALTNGLPALNLRADIAAGSAAAALFRNWLQYLAADTEAPLLAR; encoded by the coding sequence ATGAGCATCTTGATCGACAGGGATCAAGGTATCTCGAGCCCGGCGCTGGTGCCGGCGCACGACGACGTCGCGCGCAATGATGGCGGCGCCGAGCTGACCATCGGATTGATCAACAACATGCCGGACCCGGCGCTGAAGGCGACCGAGCGGCAGTTCATGAAGCTGCTCCAGGCCGCCGCGGGGCCGCGCCGCATCCGCTTCCATTGCTTCTCGCTGCCGTCGGTGACGCGTTCGCCCGAGGCGAAATGGCATGTCGAAAGCGAGTATTCCGATCTCGCCGATCTCAAACGCCGGAAGTTCGATGGACTGATCGTGACCGGTGCCGAGCCGGTCGCGCCCGAACTCGACCAGGAGCCATACTGGCGCGATCTCACCGAGCTGATCGACTGGGCCAAGACCAACACGCGCTCGACGATCTGGTCGTGCCTGGCCGCGCACGCGGCGGTGCTGCACCTCGATCGCATCGGACGGCTGCGCCTCCCGACAAAATGTCACGGTATCTTCGACTGCGAGCCCGTCGCGAATGATGCGCTGACACGTGCGGCGCCCGCTCCGTTCAAGGTTTCACATTCGCGTCTCAACGAAGTCGCCGAGAGCGATCTGACGCGGGCCGGTTATCAGGTGCTGACGCGCTCGGCCCAGGCCGGCGTCGACGTCTTCGTGCGGCAATATGCCAGCCGATTCGTCTTCTTCCAGGGCCATCCCGAATACGATGCGCTGTCGCTCCAGCGCGAATATCTGCGCGACATCGGCCGCTATCTCGCGCGCGAGCGCGAGAATTATCCGCACCTGCCCGTGAGTTATTTTGACGCAGCGACGGAAGAGAAGCTCGTGCGCTTCGAGAAGCGGGCGAGGCACCAGCGTCATCCCGCCCTCACCAACGGGCTGCCCGCGCTGAATTTGCGCGCCGATATCGCGGCCGGCAGCGCCGCGGCGGCGCTTTTTCGCAATTGGCTGCAATATCTCGCCGCAGACACCGAGGCGCCGCTGCTTGCGCGCTAG
- a CDS encoding O-acetylhomoserine aminocarboxypropyltransferase/cysteine synthase family protein — MRNETIAIHAGYEPEATTHAVAVPIYQTVAYAFDSADHGAALFNLETEGFRYSRIANPTSAVLEKRISQLEGGVGALAVATGQAALHFAFVNVADHGGNIVSVPQLYGTTHTLLSHILPRQGITGRFAESDKPEAIERLIDENTRAVFAETIGNPAGNVCDIEALAKIAHAHGVPLIVDNTVATPILLKPFDYGADIAVHSLTKFLGGHGTTLGGAIVDSGNFPWAKHADRFPGYNKPDASYHGLVYAERFGKTAYIERARSIYQRTMGSVLSPFNAFLLLQGIETVALRMERHVENARKVAEFLRADPRVAWVNYTGFPDSPYYPLVQKYLDGNASSLFTFGIKGGMEAGKTFYDALKLITRLVNIGDAKSLACHPASTTHRQMSAEQQRVAGVLPETIRLSIGIEHAADIIEDIDQALEKACPSARLQAAE, encoded by the coding sequence ATGCGCAACGAGACGATCGCTATTCACGCCGGCTACGAACCCGAAGCCACCACGCACGCGGTCGCCGTGCCGATCTACCAGACCGTGGCCTATGCCTTCGACAGCGCCGATCATGGCGCAGCCCTGTTCAATCTCGAGACCGAAGGCTTTCGCTACAGCCGCATCGCCAATCCGACCAGCGCAGTGCTGGAGAAGCGCATCAGCCAGCTCGAAGGCGGCGTCGGCGCGCTGGCGGTCGCGACTGGACAGGCCGCACTGCATTTCGCTTTCGTCAACGTCGCCGACCACGGCGGCAACATCGTTTCGGTGCCGCAGCTCTACGGCACCACGCACACGCTGCTCTCCCACATTCTGCCGCGCCAGGGCATCACGGGCCGCTTCGCCGAGAGCGACAAGCCCGAGGCCATCGAGAGGCTCATCGACGAGAATACCCGCGCGGTGTTCGCCGAGACCATCGGCAATCCCGCCGGCAATGTCTGCGACATCGAGGCGCTCGCCAAAATCGCGCATGCGCATGGCGTGCCGCTGATCGTCGACAACACCGTCGCGACCCCGATCCTGCTCAAGCCGTTCGATTACGGCGCCGACATCGCCGTGCATTCGCTGACCAAGTTCCTGGGCGGCCACGGCACTACGCTCGGCGGTGCCATCGTCGATTCCGGAAATTTCCCGTGGGCCAAGCACGCCGATCGCTTCCCCGGCTACAACAAGCCGGACGCCTCCTATCACGGCCTCGTCTATGCCGAGCGCTTCGGCAAGACCGCCTATATCGAGCGCGCGCGCAGCATCTATCAGCGCACCATGGGCTCGGTGCTGTCGCCGTTCAACGCCTTCCTGCTGCTCCAGGGCATCGAGACTGTGGCGCTGCGCATGGAGCGTCACGTCGAGAACGCCCGCAAGGTCGCCGAATTCTTGCGCGCCGATCCGCGCGTGGCCTGGGTCAACTACACCGGTTTCCCGGACAGTCCCTATTATCCGCTGGTGCAGAAATATCTCGACGGCAACGCCTCGTCGCTGTTCACCTTCGGCATCAAGGGCGGGATGGAGGCCGGCAAGACCTTCTATGACGCGCTGAAGCTGATCACGCGTCTGGTCAATATCGGCGATGCCAAGTCGCTGGCCTGCCATCCGGCCTCGACCACGCACCGGCAGATGTCGGCGGAGCAGCAGCGTGTCGCCGGCGTGCTGCCGGAGACGATCCGCCTCTCGATCGGCATCGAGCATGCCGCAGATATTATCGAGGACATCGACCAGGCGCTGGAAAAGGCCTGCCCGTCGGCGCGCCTCCAGGCCGCGGAGTAA
- a CDS encoding amidase family protein produces the protein MAKKTTTKKKGAAKKAVKTSGKKGTARKGVVTKTVKNTAEQGAPRKSATARRPKGPAWQWSAVETAAAIRAGAISAVETVEAHLERMRAVNPKLNAVVVDLSEEALKAAHAADKQRAKGGELGLLHGVPITIKENVDYEGRPNFNGVLANKDLVAPSDSPVVRNLKKAGAIVIGLTNTPEFSFRGFTDNPLHGLTLNPWDPNITCGGSSGGAGSAVASGIGTIAHGNDIGGSLRWPAHCNGVATIKPTQGRIPAFNQSATAERPMLAHLMSAQGPLARHVGDVRLALEVMSQRDPRDPWWVPAPLVGPKPKGPIKVALAKIPEDMDVDPQIAAALRQAADHLERSGYRVSEVDVPDINGAWQTWCDIITNETVVMQEASMLKVTSEDFHKAWNGMKTKANVLDLPAWMRATAARNGHIRAWQLFFEDYPVVLAPTTVKPTPGPRDDTVSAERVKEIFWGEIRFISAINVLGLPGAVVPVALHDGKPIGVQLIAGRYREDLALDAAAAIEKRAGVLSHRLWETMA, from the coding sequence GTGGCGAAGAAGACGACGACCAAGAAGAAAGGCGCCGCAAAGAAAGCAGTGAAGACATCGGGCAAGAAGGGCACCGCCCGTAAGGGCGTCGTTACGAAGACGGTCAAGAACACTGCAGAGCAGGGCGCACCGCGCAAATCCGCCACGGCGCGTCGCCCCAAGGGACCAGCCTGGCAATGGTCGGCGGTGGAGACCGCGGCTGCGATCCGCGCCGGCGCAATCTCCGCGGTCGAGACCGTCGAGGCGCATCTCGAGCGGATGCGCGCGGTCAATCCCAAACTGAACGCGGTCGTCGTCGATCTCAGCGAAGAAGCGTTGAAGGCCGCGCATGCCGCCGACAAGCAGCGCGCCAAGGGCGGCGAGCTTGGTCTTCTGCACGGCGTTCCGATCACCATCAAGGAGAATGTCGACTATGAGGGCCGGCCCAACTTCAACGGCGTTCTCGCCAACAAGGACCTGGTCGCGCCGTCGGATTCGCCGGTGGTGCGCAACCTGAAGAAGGCTGGTGCGATCGTCATAGGCCTCACCAACACGCCGGAATTCTCCTTCCGCGGCTTTACCGACAATCCCCTGCACGGGCTGACGCTCAATCCCTGGGATCCGAACATCACTTGCGGCGGCTCCTCGGGCGGCGCGGGCTCGGCGGTCGCCTCCGGAATCGGCACCATCGCGCATGGCAACGACATCGGCGGCTCGCTGCGCTGGCCGGCGCATTGCAATGGCGTCGCCACCATCAAGCCGACGCAGGGCCGCATCCCCGCCTTCAACCAAAGCGCAACCGCCGAGCGGCCGATGCTGGCGCATCTGATGTCGGCGCAGGGGCCGCTCGCCCGTCACGTCGGCGACGTTCGCCTCGCGCTGGAGGTGATGAGCCAGCGCGATCCGCGCGACCCCTGGTGGGTGCCGGCGCCACTGGTGGGACCGAAGCCGAAGGGGCCGATCAAGGTCGCGCTCGCCAAGATCCCTGAAGACATGGATGTCGATCCGCAGATCGCGGCGGCGTTGCGCCAGGCCGCCGATCATCTCGAACGTTCCGGCTATCGTGTCAGCGAGGTCGATGTGCCCGATATCAACGGCGCCTGGCAGACCTGGTGCGACATCATCACCAACGAGACGGTGGTGATGCAGGAGGCCAGCATGCTGAAGGTCACTTCGGAGGACTTCCACAAGGCGTGGAATGGCATGAAGACCAAGGCCAATGTGCTCGATCTTCCCGCCTGGATGCGCGCCACCGCCGCGCGCAACGGCCATATCCGCGCCTGGCAATTGTTCTTCGAGGACTACCCGGTGGTGCTGGCGCCGACTACGGTGAAGCCGACGCCGGGGCCGCGCGACGACACCGTTAGCGCCGAGCGCGTGAAGGAGATCTTCTGGGGCGAGATCCGCTTCATCTCCGCGATCAACGTGCTGGGCCTGCCCGGCGCCGTGGTGCCGGTGGCGCTGCACGACGGCAAGCCGATCGGCGTGCAGCTCATCGCCGGACGCTATCGCGAGGACCTCGCGCTCGATGCGGCGGCCGCGATCGAGAAGCGCGCCGGCGTGCTCTCTCATCGTCTGTGGGAGACGATGGCCTGA
- a CDS encoding uracil-DNA glycosylase — protein MLVEFDSGYGEQPFRDLCANYPGAETYDPHDFRIEWGPIFHRGRLDGSARVLVVGQDPAQHETVVRRILVGTAGRRTQGFLAKLGITQSYVLVNTFLYSVYGQSGGAKHQNDPGIVDYRNKWFKALLGLGNIEAVISLGGLADQAWIAWLKTPDGAAYKTLAYQHITHPTWPESSAHDSATQAANTKVMLTKWNAALAALAPQIEHPDVQTPLVPYGDAFKPSELVDIIAKDFPAGLPDWMRGDAAWAVRQGADAATKRRTITITIPNGVIP, from the coding sequence ATGCTCGTAGAATTCGACAGCGGGTACGGCGAACAACCGTTTCGCGATCTGTGCGCCAACTACCCGGGCGCCGAGACCTATGATCCACACGATTTCCGGATTGAATGGGGACCGATCTTCCACCGCGGCCGGCTCGACGGATCGGCGCGCGTGCTCGTGGTCGGTCAGGATCCGGCCCAGCACGAAACGGTGGTGCGAAGAATTCTCGTCGGCACCGCGGGCCGCCGCACCCAGGGCTTTTTGGCCAAGCTCGGCATCACGCAGAGCTACGTCTTGGTGAACACGTTCCTGTACAGCGTTTACGGACAGAGCGGCGGCGCAAAACACCAGAACGATCCCGGCATCGTCGATTATCGCAACAAATGGTTCAAGGCCTTGCTCGGGCTTGGCAACATCGAGGCCGTCATCTCGCTTGGCGGCCTCGCGGATCAAGCCTGGATAGCCTGGCTCAAAACTCCCGATGGGGCGGCCTACAAGACCCTCGCGTATCAGCACATCACTCATCCGACCTGGCCGGAAAGCTCCGCCCATGATTCCGCCACGCAGGCGGCCAATACCAAGGTCATGCTGACCAAGTGGAATGCCGCTCTCGCCGCTCTTGCGCCGCAGATCGAGCACCCCGACGTCCAGACGCCGCTCGTGCCGTATGGCGACGCCTTCAAGCCTTCCGAGCTCGTCGACATCATTGCAAAGGACTTTCCGGCGGGACTGCCGGACTGGATGCGCGGAGATGCGGCATGGGCTGTGCGCCAAGGCGCTGATGCGGCAACCAAGCGGCGCACGATCACGATCACCATCCCCAATGGGGTGATCCCATGA
- a CDS encoding amidohydrolase family protein → MSPAAGPTRWALTGRVVTMSAEGDVIENGTIFIEDNRIAGITPKGQPALAGFEAVQAMKTGGTIYPGLIELHNHLSYNILPLWRVPQLFGNRDQWQNAKSYRTSVTGPMSAIALADDGSLLPALVRYVEAKCLVAGTTTSQGITLSNWSGTIHKYYKGALRATEIGSPPDLPRAHSKIPDIDAEDWLKFDNELKSSACFLLHLSEGIDVKAHSHFLALRNSAGQWALEPSLAGIHCTALDATDFGTMAQHQAKVVWSPLSNLLLYGKTTDVVAARTAGLTIALGSDWSPSGSKNLLGELKAAKVVTAHFGLGFSDYEIVTMATRNPAAILKWDGKLGTIAQGKFADLLVVKGSGGDPYGHLISSREQDIVLVTIGGRPRYGSNKAMQQAGGSGEAFKIGRAARVIDFSSPDQDPGIEKITLAEATARLSAALGKLGTMQQHSLAMTEAIASGTASRTGWRLALDEQFGNNVELRPQLEYNGTRTGPDLRAVAAAAEPLHPIKLDALTVAGDRVFLETLKSEPNLPQGMAAAIAAFY, encoded by the coding sequence ATGAGTCCGGCCGCAGGCCCGACGCGATGGGCGCTGACCGGGCGGGTCGTGACGATGTCTGCCGAGGGCGACGTCATCGAGAATGGAACGATCTTCATCGAGGACAATCGCATCGCTGGAATTACACCCAAGGGACAGCCGGCTCTAGCGGGCTTCGAGGCCGTTCAGGCAATGAAGACCGGCGGCACCATCTACCCCGGCCTGATCGAGCTGCACAACCATTTGAGTTACAACATCCTGCCGCTCTGGCGCGTGCCGCAGCTTTTTGGCAATCGCGACCAGTGGCAGAATGCCAAATCGTACAGGACGTCCGTGACCGGCCCCATGAGCGCGATTGCTCTTGCCGACGACGGCTCACTGCTGCCGGCGCTGGTTCGTTATGTCGAAGCCAAATGCCTGGTCGCGGGAACGACGACGAGCCAGGGGATCACGCTTTCGAACTGGAGCGGAACGATCCACAAATACTACAAGGGGGCCTTGCGCGCCACCGAGATCGGCAGCCCTCCGGATCTGCCGCGAGCGCACTCGAAGATTCCCGATATCGACGCCGAGGACTGGTTGAAGTTCGACAACGAGCTCAAATCGTCGGCCTGCTTCCTGCTCCATCTCAGCGAAGGGATCGACGTCAAGGCGCATAGTCACTTCCTCGCGTTGCGCAATTCGGCGGGCCAATGGGCGCTCGAGCCGTCCCTGGCCGGCATTCATTGCACGGCGCTCGATGCAACCGACTTCGGCACGATGGCTCAGCACCAGGCCAAGGTCGTCTGGTCTCCGCTGAGCAATCTGCTGCTCTATGGGAAAACCACCGACGTCGTCGCCGCGCGCACGGCCGGCCTCACCATCGCGCTCGGCTCGGATTGGTCGCCGTCCGGCAGCAAAAATCTGTTGGGAGAACTGAAGGCGGCGAAGGTCGTGACGGCGCATTTCGGCCTCGGATTCAGCGATTACGAGATCGTCACGATGGCGACGCGGAATCCGGCCGCAATTCTGAAATGGGATGGCAAGCTGGGAACGATCGCCCAGGGCAAGTTCGCCGACCTTCTGGTCGTCAAAGGGAGCGGTGGCGATCCCTACGGCCATCTGATCAGTTCGCGCGAGCAGGATATCGTCCTGGTCACCATCGGCGGACGACCGCGCTACGGTTCGAACAAGGCCATGCAACAGGCGGGAGGAAGCGGCGAGGCCTTCAAAATTGGCAGAGCCGCACGGGTGATCGATTTCAGCTCGCCCGACCAGGATCCGGGAATCGAGAAGATCACGCTGGCGGAGGCGACGGCGCGCTTGAGCGCCGCACTCGGCAAGCTCGGCACAATGCAGCAGCATAGCCTCGCCATGACGGAGGCGATCGCCAGCGGAACGGCGTCACGAACCGGCTGGCGTCTCGCGCTCGATGAGCAATTCGGCAACAACGTCGAATTGCGCCCGCAGCTCGAATACAACGGCACCCGCACCGGTCCCGATTTGCGCGCCGTGGCGGCCGCCGCCGAGCCGTTGCATCCGATCAAGCTCGACGCTCTCACGGTGGCCGGCGATCGCGTCTTTCTGGAAACGCTGAAGAGCGAGCCAAATCTTCCGCAGGGAATGGCTGCGGCGATCGCCGCTTTCTATTAG
- a CDS encoding aldo/keto reductase has translation MEYRNLGASGLRVPVLSFGTGTFGGQGPLFSAWGRSGADEARRLVDICLEAGVNLFDSADVYSSGGSEEILGAAIKGRRDKVLISTKMSLPMGDGPLDAGSSRHRLLNSVEAALHRLGTDYLDLLQLHAFDAFTPVEEVLSTLDTLVRAGTLRYVGVSNFAGWQLMKSLAMADRRAWPRYVAHQVYYSLLGRDYEWELMPLARDQGVGALVWSPLGWGRLTGNIRRGQPLPQNSRLHATAQFGPLVDEQRLYAIVDVLDAIVVETGRTVPQVAIAWLLSRPTVSSVIIGARDEAQLRDNLGAVGWSLSADQIKRLDEVSAVMPPYPYYPYRIQEGFTRLNPPAV, from the coding sequence ATGGAGTACCGTAATCTCGGCGCCTCCGGCCTCAGAGTGCCAGTGCTGAGCTTCGGCACCGGCACCTTCGGCGGACAGGGACCGCTGTTCTCGGCCTGGGGCCGCAGCGGCGCGGACGAGGCGCGCAGGCTCGTCGACATCTGCCTCGAGGCCGGCGTCAATCTGTTCGACAGCGCCGACGTCTATTCGAGCGGCGGGTCCGAGGAGATTCTCGGCGCCGCGATCAAGGGTCGCCGCGACAAGGTGCTGATCTCCACCAAGATGAGCCTGCCAATGGGCGACGGCCCGCTCGATGCCGGCTCGTCGCGGCATCGCTTGCTCAATTCGGTCGAAGCCGCGTTGCACCGGCTCGGCACCGACTATCTCGACCTGCTCCAGCTCCATGCCTTCGACGCTTTCACGCCGGTCGAGGAGGTGCTGTCGACGCTGGATACGCTCGTACGTGCGGGCACGCTGCGCTATGTCGGCGTCTCCAATTTCGCCGGCTGGCAGCTGATGAAGTCGCTCGCGATGGCGGACCGGCGCGCTTGGCCCCGCTATGTCGCGCATCAGGTCTACTACTCGTTGCTCGGCCGCGACTATGAGTGGGAGCTGATGCCGCTCGCACGCGACCAGGGCGTCGGCGCGCTGGTCTGGAGTCCGCTCGGCTGGGGCCGGCTCACTGGAAATATCCGGCGCGGTCAGCCGCTGCCGCAAAACAGCCGCCTGCACGCCACCGCACAGTTCGGTCCGCTCGTGGACGAACAGCGGCTCTATGCCATCGTCGACGTGCTGGACGCGATCGTCGTGGAGACCGGCCGCACGGTGCCGCAGGTTGCGATCGCCTGGTTGCTGTCCCGTCCCACGGTCTCCTCCGTGATCATCGGCGCCCGCGACGAGGCGCAGTTGCGCGATAATCTCGGCGCGGTCGGCTGGTCGCTGAGCGCGGATCAGATCAAGCGTCTCGACGAGGTCAGCGCGGTGATGCCGCCCTATCCCTATTATCCCTATCGCATCCAGGAAGGTTTTACGCGGCTGAACCCGCCGGCGGTGTGA
- a CDS encoding MFS transporter, whose amino-acid sequence MPPAVLALTAGAFGIGTTEFIIMGLLLQVAADMHVSVPIAGLLISGYALGVFVGAPVLTLATRRLPRKTVLLALMAIFTLGNAACALAPNYELLMAARVLTSLAHGTFFGVGSVVATSLVAEDKRASAISTMFIGLTVATLLGVPFGAWFGLMLGWRAAFWAVTAIGVIAFAVVAALVPGHVGNGDKPISLAEEVSVLGRPQVLFGLAMTVFGFAGLFAVFTYIQPILTRFTGFSEAAVSPILLVFGVGLAIGNVAGGKLADRGLARALIGTLAALAIVLVGLAAVLSIKTLAVALILLLGIAAFATVAPLQLRVLEAAGPSGRTLASSLNIAAFNLGNALGAWAGGVSIDRGLGLSALPLVAAGITAIGLALALWSFRLDRAQAAVAACPAE is encoded by the coding sequence ATGCCTCCCGCCGTCCTCGCGCTCACCGCCGGTGCCTTCGGCATCGGCACCACCGAATTCATCATCATGGGCCTGCTGCTTCAGGTCGCCGCCGACATGCACGTCTCCGTGCCGATCGCTGGCCTGCTGATCTCCGGCTACGCGCTCGGCGTGTTCGTCGGTGCTCCCGTCCTGACCCTGGCCACGCGACGGCTACCGCGCAAAACCGTGCTGCTGGCGCTGATGGCGATCTTCACGCTGGGCAATGCGGCTTGCGCGCTGGCGCCGAACTACGAATTGCTGATGGCGGCCCGCGTGCTGACCTCGCTCGCCCACGGCACCTTCTTCGGCGTCGGTTCGGTGGTGGCGACCAGCCTGGTTGCCGAAGACAAGCGCGCCTCTGCCATATCGACCATGTTCATTGGTCTCACGGTCGCGACGCTGCTCGGCGTGCCCTTCGGCGCCTGGTTCGGCCTGATGCTCGGCTGGCGCGCGGCATTCTGGGCGGTGACGGCGATCGGCGTGATCGCCTTTGCGGTGGTGGCGGCGCTGGTGCCCGGCCATGTCGGCAATGGCGACAAGCCGATCTCGCTCGCCGAGGAAGTCTCCGTGCTCGGGCGTCCGCAGGTGCTGTTCGGCCTTGCCATGACCGTGTTCGGCTTCGCCGGCCTGTTCGCCGTCTTTACCTATATCCAGCCGATCCTGACGCGCTTCACCGGCTTTTCGGAAGCCGCGGTCTCGCCGATCCTGCTGGTGTTCGGTGTCGGGCTTGCGATCGGCAACGTCGCCGGAGGCAAGCTCGCCGATCGTGGTCTGGCGCGCGCCCTGATCGGAACGCTCGCCGCGCTCGCCATCGTGCTCGTGGGGCTGGCCGCCGTGCTGTCGATCAAGACCCTTGCCGTCGCGCTGATCCTGCTGCTCGGCATCGCCGCCTTCGCAACCGTCGCGCCGCTTCAGCTGCGCGTGCTGGAGGCGGCCGGCCCCAGCGGCCGCACGCTGGCCTCGAGCCTCAACATCGCCGCCTTCAATCTCGGCAACGCACTTGGCGCCTGGGCCGGCGGGGTCAGTATCGATCGCGGTCTCGGCCTTTCCGCGCTGCCGCTGGTCGCAGCCGGGATCACGGCGATCGGGCTCGCTCTCGCGCTGTGGAGTTTCCGGCTCGACCGCGCGCAGGCCGCAGTCGCGGCGTGCCCGGCGGAATAG
- a CDS encoding LysR family transcriptional regulator, translating to MARFDTNRSAEMEVFVRVVDLGGFTQAARKLRLTPSGVSKLISRLETRLGTRLINRTTRKLTLTEEGQAFYQRAVRILAEMEEAEREAASGAAPRGRLAVNSNIPFGMLHVMPLIPRFLEMHPNVTLDLVLTDTLIDLMQERADVAIRVGPLRASRLVARKLGTSRMVVVGAPDYLARFGTPKTPDDLADHRGIGWTFPRSIRAWPFKRGDRTEEAVPPPAARASDGEAARRLTLGGVGLARLALFHIGPDIEAGRLVPVLQSYNPGDREDIHAVYVGHTAPLPARVRAFIDFLAEHVRVSDPALKRAGDGRWRLVGGS from the coding sequence ATGGCCCGTTTCGACACCAACCGCTCCGCCGAGATGGAAGTCTTTGTCCGCGTCGTTGATCTCGGCGGCTTCACCCAGGCCGCGCGAAAACTGCGCCTGACGCCGTCGGGCGTCAGCAAACTGATCTCGCGGCTGGAGACGCGCCTCGGCACGCGGCTGATCAACCGCACCACGCGCAAGCTCACGCTGACGGAAGAAGGCCAGGCCTTCTACCAGCGCGCCGTGCGCATCCTCGCCGAGATGGAGGAGGCCGAGCGCGAGGCCGCTTCAGGCGCTGCGCCGCGCGGGCGCCTCGCCGTCAACAGCAATATTCCCTTCGGCATGCTGCACGTGATGCCGCTGATCCCGCGCTTCCTGGAAATGCATCCCAACGTCACGCTCGATCTCGTGCTGACCGACACGCTGATCGACCTGATGCAGGAGCGCGCCGATGTCGCGATCCGCGTCGGACCTCTGCGGGCGTCACGTCTTGTCGCGCGAAAACTCGGCACCAGCCGCATGGTCGTGGTCGGTGCGCCGGATTATCTCGCACGCTTCGGCACGCCGAAGACGCCTGATGATCTCGCGGATCACCGCGGCATCGGCTGGACCTTTCCGCGCTCGATCCGCGCCTGGCCGTTCAAGCGCGGCGACCGCACCGAGGAAGCCGTGCCGCCGCCGGCCGCCCGCGCCAGCGACGGCGAAGCCGCCCGGCGCCTCACGCTCGGCGGCGTCGGCCTCGCCCGCCTCGCCCTCTTCCACATCGGCCCCGACATCGAAGCCGGCCGCCTCGTGCCGGTTCTGCAAAGCTACAACCCCGGCGACCGCGAAGACATCCACGCCGTCTATGTCGGCCACACCGCGCCGCTGCCCGCGCGCGTCCGCGCGTTCATCGATTTTCTGGCGGAGCATGTGCGGGTGAGCGATCCCGCGCTGAAACGCGCGGGAGATGGGAGGTGGAGGTTGGTTGGGGGAAGCTGA